A genomic stretch from Heliangelus exortis chromosome 16, bHelExo1.hap1, whole genome shotgun sequence includes:
- the SPATA2 gene encoding spermatogenesis-associated protein 2 isoform X2, with translation MDTKYKDDLFRKFRLIKFYEMAENSLRVVKSSSLHSLHNAFNMLETLGINLFLYPWKKEFKNIKTYTGPFVYYVKSALTEDDVRQILNYMGYVQELGTMYKLKEQVDAIQVKMVSFELFLAKVECEQLLEIHLQVKDKGYSEIDVINERKNSNEDVRGCSEAMKRRAECKENLNTSMARMVLQKSASERASKDYFKPKVSKPSKSVDTYDNYWEPKKPPLMSSLSLRKEPVLVDAEDDIKDEIIRPSPSLLTMSSSPHRCSDEFLPTSSHHNGMLRTNVPYSSYFSAQDDLDLYTDPDSRSVLNFKRQEAIKPDVWVLKNDANPVYHKRTHLAKETASLKCQNCGVPCGTSVCQKCDNLFNSRQEYPAVKQSTYSIKPLPSDGLSPASALREKSQYTSQTQSQERAAQFSSKSKPSGTSRCGFCNRSGAANTCTFCSKVSCDTCLNAYYYDPCCRKSELHRFMPNNQLNYKSSQLSHVVYR, from the exons ATGGATACGAAATATAAAGACGATTTATTTAGGAA ATTCCGGTTGATAAAATTTTATGAGATGGCTGAAAACTCACTGAGAGTTGTGAAATCCTCAAGTTTACATTCTCTTCATAATGCATTCAACATGCTCGAGACGCTTGGAATTAATCTCTTTCTTTACCCCTGGAAAAAGGAGTTCAAAAACATTAAG ACCTACACTGGACCCTTTGTTTATTATGTAAAGTCTGCTCTAACTGAAGATGATGTAAGGCAGATTTTGAACTACATGGGCTATGTCCAAGAACTGGGAACAATGTATAAGCTTAAAGAGCAGGTTGATGCCATTCAAGTGAAAATGGTTTCATTTGAACTCTTTTTGGCCAAAGTGGAATGTGAGCAGCTTCTTGAAATTCACTTGCAAGTGAAGGATAAAGGTTATTCAGAGATTGATGTCATAAATGAACGAAAAAATAGCAATGAAGATGTTAGAGGCTGCTCAGAAGCCATGAAACGGCGCGCAGAGTGCAAAGAAAACTTAAACACTTCCATGGCACGAATGGTACTCCAGAAATCAGCGAGTGAACGGGCCTCTAAAGATTATTTCAAGCCAAAGGTGAGCAAGCCTTCTAAATCAGTGGACACATACGATAATTATTGGGAACCTAAGAAACCACCTTTGATGAGCTCCCTGAGCCTCAGGAAAGAACCGGTTTTAGTTGATGCAGAAGATGACATTAAAGATGAAATTATCCGTCCCTCACCTTCTCTTCTGACAATGTCAAGCTCCCCACATAGGTGTTCAGATGAATTCTTGCCAACATCATCTCATCACAATGGCATGCTAAGAACAAATGTCCCTTACAGCTCCTACTTTTCTGCTCAAGACGACTTAGATTTATATACTGATCCTGATTCTAGAAGTGTGttgaattttaaaagacaagaaGCTATTAAGCCTGACGTATGGGTGTTAAAAAATGATGCCAACCCTGTTTACCACAAACGCACCCACCTAGCCAAAGAGACAGCTTCCCTCAAGTGCCAAAACTGTGGTGTACCTTGTGGCACTTCTGTTTGCCAAAAGTGTGACAATCTGTTCAACTCTAGGCAGGAATACCCAGCAGTGAAACAGAGCACCTATTCTATCAAGCCACTTCCAAGTGATGGCTTGTCTCCTGCGTCTGCTTTAAGGGAAAAATCTCAGTACACATCACAGACTCAGAGTCAGGAGAGAGCTGCTCAGTTCAGTTCCAAATCCAAACCTTCAGGCACCTCACGCTGCGGCTTCTGTAACCGATCTGGAGCTGCAAACACCTGCACGTTTTGCTCAAAAGTCTCATGTGACACTTGCCTCAATGCTTACTATTATGATCCCTGCTGTAGAAAAAGTGAGCTTCACAGATTCATGCCTAACAATCAGTTAAACTATAAATCATCCCAGCTGTCCCATGTAGTTTATAGATAG
- the SPATA2 gene encoding spermatogenesis-associated protein 2 isoform X1, with protein sequence MDTKYKDDLFRKYVQFHECKLNASDNKQRPINDEYLRVAAAALLCLPKIDPFYRFRLIKFYEMAENSLRVVKSSSLHSLHNAFNMLETLGINLFLYPWKKEFKNIKTYTGPFVYYVKSALTEDDVRQILNYMGYVQELGTMYKLKEQVDAIQVKMVSFELFLAKVECEQLLEIHLQVKDKGYSEIDVINERKNSNEDVRGCSEAMKRRAECKENLNTSMARMVLQKSASERASKDYFKPKVSKPSKSVDTYDNYWEPKKPPLMSSLSLRKEPVLVDAEDDIKDEIIRPSPSLLTMSSSPHRCSDEFLPTSSHHNGMLRTNVPYSSYFSAQDDLDLYTDPDSRSVLNFKRQEAIKPDVWVLKNDANPVYHKRTHLAKETASLKCQNCGVPCGTSVCQKCDNLFNSRQEYPAVKQSTYSIKPLPSDGLSPASALREKSQYTSQTQSQERAAQFSSKSKPSGTSRCGFCNRSGAANTCTFCSKVSCDTCLNAYYYDPCCRKSELHRFMPNNQLNYKSSQLSHVVYR encoded by the exons ATGGATACGAAATATAAAGACGATTTATTTAGGAAGTATGTACAGTTCCATGAATGCAAACTGAATGCCTCTGACAACAAGCAACGTCCTATTAATGATGAGTATTTGCGAGTGGCAGCGGCAGCCTTACTTTGCCTTCCCAAAATTGATCCCTTTTATAGATTCCGGTTGATAAAATTTTATGAGATGGCTGAAAACTCACTGAGAGTTGTGAAATCCTCAAGTTTACATTCTCTTCATAATGCATTCAACATGCTCGAGACGCTTGGAATTAATCTCTTTCTTTACCCCTGGAAAAAGGAGTTCAAAAACATTAAG ACCTACACTGGACCCTTTGTTTATTATGTAAAGTCTGCTCTAACTGAAGATGATGTAAGGCAGATTTTGAACTACATGGGCTATGTCCAAGAACTGGGAACAATGTATAAGCTTAAAGAGCAGGTTGATGCCATTCAAGTGAAAATGGTTTCATTTGAACTCTTTTTGGCCAAAGTGGAATGTGAGCAGCTTCTTGAAATTCACTTGCAAGTGAAGGATAAAGGTTATTCAGAGATTGATGTCATAAATGAACGAAAAAATAGCAATGAAGATGTTAGAGGCTGCTCAGAAGCCATGAAACGGCGCGCAGAGTGCAAAGAAAACTTAAACACTTCCATGGCACGAATGGTACTCCAGAAATCAGCGAGTGAACGGGCCTCTAAAGATTATTTCAAGCCAAAGGTGAGCAAGCCTTCTAAATCAGTGGACACATACGATAATTATTGGGAACCTAAGAAACCACCTTTGATGAGCTCCCTGAGCCTCAGGAAAGAACCGGTTTTAGTTGATGCAGAAGATGACATTAAAGATGAAATTATCCGTCCCTCACCTTCTCTTCTGACAATGTCAAGCTCCCCACATAGGTGTTCAGATGAATTCTTGCCAACATCATCTCATCACAATGGCATGCTAAGAACAAATGTCCCTTACAGCTCCTACTTTTCTGCTCAAGACGACTTAGATTTATATACTGATCCTGATTCTAGAAGTGTGttgaattttaaaagacaagaaGCTATTAAGCCTGACGTATGGGTGTTAAAAAATGATGCCAACCCTGTTTACCACAAACGCACCCACCTAGCCAAAGAGACAGCTTCCCTCAAGTGCCAAAACTGTGGTGTACCTTGTGGCACTTCTGTTTGCCAAAAGTGTGACAATCTGTTCAACTCTAGGCAGGAATACCCAGCAGTGAAACAGAGCACCTATTCTATCAAGCCACTTCCAAGTGATGGCTTGTCTCCTGCGTCTGCTTTAAGGGAAAAATCTCAGTACACATCACAGACTCAGAGTCAGGAGAGAGCTGCTCAGTTCAGTTCCAAATCCAAACCTTCAGGCACCTCACGCTGCGGCTTCTGTAACCGATCTGGAGCTGCAAACACCTGCACGTTTTGCTCAAAAGTCTCATGTGACACTTGCCTCAATGCTTACTATTATGATCCCTGCTGTAGAAAAAGTGAGCTTCACAGATTCATGCCTAACAATCAGTTAAACTATAAATCATCCCAGCTGTCCCATGTAGTTTATAGATAG
- the LOC139803689 gene encoding opsin-5-like isoform X1: MSLEHLAAQHGVVPGGQPDLQGEMGNVSNVSVFASTLSEREDLIFGTLYLVFGIVSLSGNSLLLLVAYQKRSVLKPAEFFIVNLAISDLSMTVTLFPLATSSFFAHRWLFNHTVCTLYAFCGVLFGLCSLTSLTVLSTVCCLKVCYPAYGNKFSPWHAGMLLLGVWAYALMFATAPLAEWGSYGPEPYGTACCITWKSSSREATLYILTLFIFCYLLPCLLILISYSLILWTVRVSRRALRQHTSPQRSARSVHSLVVKLSLAVCLGFLAAWTPYAIVALWAVLGDASQVPALAFVLSAVFAKSSTFYNPLVYLFFKPNFQKFLSKDMVLFQAIRTLLCCGCPGAELQPFPSSGFDDHPGACRSCNDTFECFSNYPKCYKLPQVPSSSPRRAPLAILANGAACQPGLKRAVQVMVLVTRKKSALGTANVSGEALPSGVMKDLL, translated from the exons ATGTCCTTGGAGCACCTCGCAGCACAGCATGGGGTCGTGCCGGGTGGCCAGCCGGACCTTCAGGGAGAG ATGGGAAACGTGTCCAATGTCTCTGTGTTCGCCTCCACCTTATCGGAAAGAGAAGACCTGATTTTTGGCACGCTCTATTTGGTCTTTG gCATCGTGTCCCTCTCTGGGaattctctgctcctgctggtggCCTATCAGAAGAGGTCTGTGCTGAAGCCTGCTGAGTTCTTCATTGTCAACTTGGCCATCAGTGACCTGAGCATGACGGTGACACTCTTCCCCTTGgccacctcctccttctttgCACACAG GTGGCTGTTCAATCACACAGTGTGCACCCTCTATGCCTTCTGTGGGGTCTTGTTTGGGCTGTGCAGCCTCACCAGCCTGACAGTGCTCAGCACAGTTTGCTGCCTGAAGGTCTGTTACCCAGCATATG GCAACAAGTTCTCCCCCTGGCAcgctgggatgctgctgctgggtgtctGGGCATACGCCCTGATGTTTGCCACGGCCCCCCTGGCAGAGTGGGGCAGCTACGGCCCCGAGCCCTACGGCACAGCCTGCTGCATCACCTGGAAGAGCTCCAGCAGGGAGGCCACGCTCTACATCCTCACCCTCTTCATCTTCTGCTACCTTCTCCCctgcctcctcatcctcatctccTACTCCCTGATCCTCTGGACCGTGCGGGTGTCCCGCAGGGCACTCAGGCAGCACACGTCCCCCCAGCGCAGCGCCCGCAGCGTGCACAGCCTGGTGGTGAAG CTGAGTCTTGCTGTGTGCCTGGGGTTTCTGGCTGCCTGGACTCCTTACGCCATCGTTGCCCTCTGGGCAGTCCTCGGGGATGCCAGCCAGGTCCCAGCACTGGCCTTTGTGCTCTCTGCTGTCTTTGCCAAGTCCTCAACATTTTACAACCCCCTGGTGTACCTGTTCTTCAAGCCCAACTTCCAGAAGTTCCTCTCCAAAGATATGGTGCTCTTCCAGGCCATCCGCACCCTCCTCTGTTGTGGCTGCCCAggtgctgagctccagcccTTCCCATCTTCAGGCTTTGATGACCATCCTGGGGCTTGCAGGAGCTGCAATGACACTTTTGAGTGTTTCAGTAACTACCCCAAGTGCTACAAACTGCCCCAGGTGCCCAGCAGCTCGCCCAGGCGTGCTCCCCTGGCTATCCTGGCCAATGGAGCTGCTTGCCAGCCAGGGCTGAAGAGGGCAGTGCAGGTGATGGTCCTTGTCACACGGAAAAAGTCAGCCCTGGGCACTGCCAATGTGTCAGGGGAAGCTCTGCCATCAGGTGTCATGAAAGATCTTCTCTGA
- the LOC139803689 gene encoding opsin-5-like isoform X2, which produces MGNVSNVSVFASTLSEREDLIFGTLYLVFGIVSLSGNSLLLLVAYQKRSVLKPAEFFIVNLAISDLSMTVTLFPLATSSFFAHRWLFNHTVCTLYAFCGVLFGLCSLTSLTVLSTVCCLKVCYPAYGNKFSPWHAGMLLLGVWAYALMFATAPLAEWGSYGPEPYGTACCITWKSSSREATLYILTLFIFCYLLPCLLILISYSLILWTVRVSRRALRQHTSPQRSARSVHSLVVKLSLAVCLGFLAAWTPYAIVALWAVLGDASQVPALAFVLSAVFAKSSTFYNPLVYLFFKPNFQKFLSKDMVLFQAIRTLLCCGCPGAELQPFPSSGFDDHPGACRSCNDTFECFSNYPKCYKLPQVPSSSPRRAPLAILANGAACQPGLKRAVQVMVLVTRKKSALGTANVSGEALPSGVMKDLL; this is translated from the exons ATGGGAAACGTGTCCAATGTCTCTGTGTTCGCCTCCACCTTATCGGAAAGAGAAGACCTGATTTTTGGCACGCTCTATTTGGTCTTTG gCATCGTGTCCCTCTCTGGGaattctctgctcctgctggtggCCTATCAGAAGAGGTCTGTGCTGAAGCCTGCTGAGTTCTTCATTGTCAACTTGGCCATCAGTGACCTGAGCATGACGGTGACACTCTTCCCCTTGgccacctcctccttctttgCACACAG GTGGCTGTTCAATCACACAGTGTGCACCCTCTATGCCTTCTGTGGGGTCTTGTTTGGGCTGTGCAGCCTCACCAGCCTGACAGTGCTCAGCACAGTTTGCTGCCTGAAGGTCTGTTACCCAGCATATG GCAACAAGTTCTCCCCCTGGCAcgctgggatgctgctgctgggtgtctGGGCATACGCCCTGATGTTTGCCACGGCCCCCCTGGCAGAGTGGGGCAGCTACGGCCCCGAGCCCTACGGCACAGCCTGCTGCATCACCTGGAAGAGCTCCAGCAGGGAGGCCACGCTCTACATCCTCACCCTCTTCATCTTCTGCTACCTTCTCCCctgcctcctcatcctcatctccTACTCCCTGATCCTCTGGACCGTGCGGGTGTCCCGCAGGGCACTCAGGCAGCACACGTCCCCCCAGCGCAGCGCCCGCAGCGTGCACAGCCTGGTGGTGAAG CTGAGTCTTGCTGTGTGCCTGGGGTTTCTGGCTGCCTGGACTCCTTACGCCATCGTTGCCCTCTGGGCAGTCCTCGGGGATGCCAGCCAGGTCCCAGCACTGGCCTTTGTGCTCTCTGCTGTCTTTGCCAAGTCCTCAACATTTTACAACCCCCTGGTGTACCTGTTCTTCAAGCCCAACTTCCAGAAGTTCCTCTCCAAAGATATGGTGCTCTTCCAGGCCATCCGCACCCTCCTCTGTTGTGGCTGCCCAggtgctgagctccagcccTTCCCATCTTCAGGCTTTGATGACCATCCTGGGGCTTGCAGGAGCTGCAATGACACTTTTGAGTGTTTCAGTAACTACCCCAAGTGCTACAAACTGCCCCAGGTGCCCAGCAGCTCGCCCAGGCGTGCTCCCCTGGCTATCCTGGCCAATGGAGCTGCTTGCCAGCCAGGGCTGAAGAGGGCAGTGCAGGTGATGGTCCTTGTCACACGGAAAAAGTCAGCCCTGGGCACTGCCAATGTGTCAGGGGAAGCTCTGCCATCAGGTGTCATGAAAGATCTTCTCTGA